One window from the genome of Ideonella sp. WA131b encodes:
- a CDS encoding DUF2145 domain-containing protein, whose translation MKAPLAALALAAWTTLVQAGRPCEPLQPSVPDIVQGLELAQRTAAALDASGAQVVVIARAGQDLSRWRLRYSHLGWAHKTPQGWRIVHKLNHCGSARADLYRQGLAEFLTDDLHDPVAAFAVPSPTAQAALGPLLADTWRVRRLHEPAYNMVAYPWAHRYQQSNQWAIETLAWALEPTADSRERAQAWLRFKGYEPTVLRVPAFTRLGARVGSANIAFDDHPNALRYADHIETVTVDSVFAWLERAQLAGRVQTVR comes from the coding sequence ATGAAGGCCCCGCTTGCTGCGTTGGCGCTGGCCGCGTGGACCACGCTGGTCCAGGCCGGCCGACCCTGTGAGCCCTTGCAGCCGAGCGTGCCCGACATCGTGCAGGGACTCGAACTCGCCCAGCGCACCGCTGCGGCGCTGGATGCCAGTGGTGCCCAGGTGGTGGTGATCGCCCGCGCGGGCCAGGACCTTTCGCGCTGGCGGTTGCGCTACAGCCATCTGGGTTGGGCGCACAAGACGCCACAGGGCTGGCGCATCGTGCACAAGCTCAACCACTGCGGCAGCGCGCGGGCCGACTTGTATCGGCAGGGCCTGGCCGAGTTCCTGACGGACGACCTGCACGACCCCGTTGCCGCCTTCGCCGTGCCCAGCCCCACTGCGCAGGCTGCGCTGGGCCCGCTGCTGGCCGACACCTGGCGCGTGCGGCGCCTGCATGAGCCCGCCTACAACATGGTCGCCTACCCCTGGGCGCACCGCTACCAGCAGAGCAACCAGTGGGCCATCGAAACGCTGGCCTGGGCGCTGGAGCCCACAGCCGACAGCCGCGAGCGTGCCCAAGCCTGGCTGCGCTTCAAGGGCTATGAGCCCACGGTGCTGCGCGTCCCCGCCTTTACGCGGCTGGGTGCGCGGGTGGGCAGCGCGAACATCGCTTTCGACGACCACCCGAACGCGCTGCGCTACGCCGACCACATCGAGACTGTCACGGTGGACTCGGTGTTCGCCTGGCTCGAACGCGCCCAGCTCGCAGGCCGCGTGCAGACGGTGCGGTGA
- a CDS encoding amidohydrolase family protein — translation MKRRHLLLGCCAAMGAGLFTGLGLRAAGPLTNPCRGAPPPDLADHELVRAAFEGLDTTRLVDTHAHLLGTGDSGSGCSVHPSLHEWWQPREVLRRKGILNAACIAEDAVEGIDVAYVERLHTLAAGFPAGARWWLFAFDRAHDDAGRPAPDWSTFHVPDAYTAEVARASGGRFAWVASIHPYRDDALPALEAALTAGAVAVKWLPSSMNIDLRDPRCRPFGERLARVGVPLVVHCGEEKAAPGAHRDDFNNPLHLRALLALGVPVIVAHGASLGHAIDEDKRSRPSVPAFELFARLMDDKALEGRLFGDISAVFQRNRTDAVWHAILRRAAWHARLLHGSDHPLPGVMPLVSLRRFVRAGLLAEAHAAPLQRLREHNPLLADLVIKRTLASGGARLPAAVFEGRALHTLASFRKEAA, via the coding sequence ATGAAGCGCCGCCATCTGCTGCTGGGCTGCTGCGCCGCGATGGGCGCCGGGCTGTTCACCGGGCTGGGCCTGCGCGCCGCGGGGCCGCTGACCAACCCCTGCCGCGGTGCGCCGCCGCCCGATCTGGCCGACCACGAACTCGTGCGCGCCGCGTTCGAGGGTCTGGACACCACACGCCTCGTCGACACCCACGCCCACCTGCTGGGCACGGGCGACAGCGGCAGCGGCTGCAGCGTGCACCCCAGCCTGCACGAGTGGTGGCAGCCGCGCGAGGTGCTGCGCCGCAAGGGCATCCTCAACGCCGCCTGCATCGCCGAGGACGCGGTGGAGGGCATCGACGTCGCCTACGTGGAGCGGCTGCACACCCTGGCAGCGGGCTTCCCCGCCGGCGCACGCTGGTGGCTGTTCGCCTTCGACCGCGCGCACGACGACGCTGGCCGCCCCGCCCCCGACTGGAGCACCTTCCACGTGCCCGACGCCTACACCGCCGAGGTGGCACGGGCCAGCGGTGGCCGCTTCGCCTGGGTGGCATCCATCCACCCCTACCGCGACGACGCTCTGCCCGCGCTGGAAGCCGCGCTGACGGCTGGCGCGGTGGCCGTGAAGTGGCTGCCGAGCTCCATGAACATCGACCTGCGCGACCCGCGCTGCCGCCCCTTCGGCGAGCGACTGGCGCGCGTCGGCGTACCGCTGGTGGTGCATTGCGGCGAGGAAAAGGCTGCGCCGGGTGCCCACCGCGACGATTTCAACAACCCGCTGCACCTGCGCGCGCTGCTGGCGCTGGGCGTGCCGGTGATCGTGGCGCACGGTGCGTCCTTGGGCCACGCCATCGACGAGGACAAGCGCTCCAGGCCCTCGGTGCCGGCCTTCGAGCTTTTCGCGCGGCTGATGGATGACAAGGCCCTCGAGGGCCGGCTGTTCGGCGACATCTCCGCCGTGTTCCAGCGCAACCGCACCGACGCCGTCTGGCACGCGATCCTGCGCCGCGCCGCCTGGCACGCCCGACTGCTTCACGGCTCCGACCACCCGCTGCCGGGCGTGATGCCGCTGGTGAGCCTGCGGCGCTTCGTGCGCGCCGGCCTGCTGGCCGAGGCGCACGCGGCGCCGCTGCAGCGCCTGCGCGAGCACAACCCGCTGCTGGCCGACCTCGTCATCAAGCGTACGCTGGCCAGCGGCGGCGCGCGGTTGCCGGCCGCGGTGTTCGAGGGCCGCGCACTGCACACGCTGGCTTCCTTCCGCAAAGAGGCTGCATGA
- a CDS encoding MFS transporter, which produces MNHANQFSLLGQRRFAPFFWVQFLGAGNDNVFKFAFTVMVTYQLQVSWLPPSQAGLVIGALFILPFLLFSATSGQLADKFPKEALIRFVKTLEIAIMAVAAWGFVQENVPLLLACVFLMGLHSTLFGPVKFAYLPQHLNERELTGGNGMVEMGTFVAILLGNVAGGLLIALPQVGPQYVAAACLLLAVLGRATAQAIPASPATDPGLAINWNPFTETWRNLRLAHGNVVVFRSLLGISWMWFFGAVFLSQFPVFAREVLHGNEQVASLLLVVFSVGVGTGALLCEMLSRRHVEIGLVPLGAIGMTVFSVDLYFASRALPPAEALGLSAFLAQPAHWRVLADLFMLSLFAGIYSVPMYALIQLRSQPTHRARIIAANNILNALFMIVSSLMVGALLAAGLTVPEVFLVVGLLNAVVAGYIFLLVPEYLLRFLAWLLTRGVYRFKVRGEEHIPTEGAAVLVCNHVSYVDAVLLMAASPRPIRFIMDHRIFATPVLGALFRLGKAIPIAPQRDDPAAYERAFEEARHVLDEGDLLAIFPEGGITRDGQLAEFKGGLMKVLQTHPVPVVPMALGNLWGSFFSRVEGGAAMRRPFRRGLFSPVTLDVGAPLPAAEVSPAGLRGRVAAMLG; this is translated from the coding sequence ATGAACCACGCCAACCAGTTCTCCCTGCTCGGCCAGCGGCGCTTCGCCCCGTTCTTCTGGGTGCAGTTCCTGGGCGCCGGCAACGACAACGTCTTCAAGTTCGCGTTCACGGTGATGGTCACCTACCAGCTCCAGGTGAGCTGGCTTCCGCCGTCGCAGGCCGGCCTCGTCATCGGCGCGCTGTTCATCCTGCCCTTCCTCCTGTTCAGCGCCACCAGCGGGCAGCTCGCGGACAAGTTCCCCAAGGAGGCGCTGATCCGCTTCGTCAAGACGCTCGAGATCGCCATCATGGCCGTGGCGGCCTGGGGCTTCGTGCAGGAGAACGTGCCGCTGCTGCTGGCCTGCGTGTTCCTGATGGGCCTGCACAGCACGCTGTTCGGCCCGGTGAAGTTCGCCTACCTGCCGCAGCACCTGAACGAGCGCGAGCTCACCGGCGGCAACGGCATGGTGGAGATGGGCACCTTTGTGGCCATCCTGCTGGGCAACGTGGCCGGCGGCCTGCTCATTGCGCTGCCGCAGGTGGGGCCGCAGTACGTAGCCGCAGCCTGCTTGCTGCTGGCCGTGCTGGGCCGCGCCACGGCGCAGGCGATCCCCGCCTCGCCGGCCACCGACCCCGGCCTGGCCATCAACTGGAACCCCTTCACCGAGACCTGGCGCAACCTCAGGCTCGCGCACGGCAACGTGGTGGTGTTCCGGTCCCTTCTGGGCATCAGCTGGATGTGGTTCTTCGGCGCGGTGTTCCTGAGCCAGTTCCCGGTGTTCGCGCGAGAGGTCCTGCACGGCAACGAGCAGGTGGCTTCGCTGCTGCTGGTGGTGTTCTCGGTGGGCGTGGGCACGGGCGCGCTGCTGTGCGAGATGCTGAGCCGGCGCCACGTGGAGATCGGCCTCGTGCCGCTGGGCGCGATCGGCATGACGGTGTTCAGCGTGGACCTGTACTTCGCGTCGCGCGCGCTGCCGCCGGCCGAGGCGCTGGGCTTGAGCGCCTTCCTCGCGCAGCCGGCCCACTGGCGCGTGCTGGCTGACCTGTTCATGCTGAGCTTGTTCGCCGGCATCTATAGCGTGCCGATGTACGCGCTGATACAGCTGCGCAGCCAGCCCACGCACCGCGCGCGCATCATTGCCGCAAACAACATCCTCAACGCGCTTTTCATGATCGTCAGCTCGCTGATGGTGGGCGCGCTGCTGGCGGCCGGGCTCACGGTGCCCGAGGTGTTCCTGGTGGTGGGCCTGCTCAACGCGGTGGTGGCGGGCTACATCTTCCTGCTCGTGCCCGAGTACCTGCTGCGCTTCCTGGCCTGGCTGCTGACGCGCGGCGTCTACCGCTTCAAGGTGCGCGGCGAGGAGCACATTCCTACAGAAGGCGCGGCGGTGCTGGTGTGCAACCACGTGAGCTATGTCGACGCCGTGCTGCTGATGGCGGCCAGCCCGAGGCCCATCCGCTTCATCATGGACCACCGCATCTTCGCCACGCCGGTGCTCGGCGCGCTGTTCCGGCTGGGCAAGGCGATCCCGATCGCGCCGCAGAGGGACGATCCCGCGGCCTACGAACGTGCCTTCGAGGAGGCCCGTCATGTGCTCGACGAGGGCGACTTGCTGGCCATCTTCCCCGAGGGCGGGATCACGCGCGACGGACAGCTCGCCGAGTTCAAGGGCGGCCTCATGAAGGTTCTGCAGACGCACCCGGTCCCGGTGGTGCCGATGGCACTGGGCAATCTGTGGGGCAGCTTCTTCTCGCGCGTGGAAGGCGGCGCGGCCATGCGCCGGCCGTTCCGCCGCGGCCTCTTCAGCCCCGTGACGCTGGACGTGGGCGCACCGCTGCCGGCGGCCGAGGTGTCGCCGGCCGGGCTGCGCGGGCGCGTGGCGGCGATGCTGGGCTGA
- a CDS encoding NAD(P)H-binding protein, giving the protein MTTTLIVGASGTVGSELARLLATAGHTVRRATSRTPTAPDQVRLDLVTHEGLAQAFEGVDRAFLLSPPGHTNQHELLGPLIEHARTQRLDKLVLMTAMGADADATAPLRRAELQLEASDRPFNVIRPNWFMQNFHTFWLAGIREHGTIFLPTGTARGSFIDARDIAAVAAALLGGHAHDGAAFDLTGARALDHDEAAAILSRAAGHTIRYQDIPPEAMLAGLLGAGLPRPYAEFLVTILGTFKAGYAERVTDAVPAITGRAPITFERYAEDHRAHWQAPGA; this is encoded by the coding sequence ATGACCACCACCCTCATCGTCGGTGCCAGCGGCACCGTCGGCAGCGAACTCGCCCGCCTGCTCGCCACCGCCGGCCACACCGTGCGCCGCGCCACCAGCCGCACCCCCACCGCCCCCGACCAGGTGCGCCTGGACCTCGTCACGCACGAGGGCCTGGCGCAAGCCTTCGAGGGCGTGGACCGCGCCTTCCTGCTGAGCCCGCCCGGCCACACCAACCAGCACGAATTGCTGGGCCCGCTGATCGAGCACGCGCGCACGCAGCGCCTGGACAAGCTGGTGCTGATGACGGCCATGGGCGCCGACGCCGACGCCACGGCGCCGCTGCGCCGCGCCGAGCTGCAGCTCGAGGCCAGCGACCGGCCGTTCAACGTGATCCGGCCGAACTGGTTCATGCAGAACTTCCACACCTTCTGGCTGGCCGGCATCCGCGAGCACGGCACGATCTTCCTGCCCACCGGCACGGCCCGGGGCAGCTTTATCGACGCGCGCGACATCGCCGCCGTGGCCGCCGCGCTGCTGGGCGGCCACGCCCACGACGGCGCGGCGTTTGACCTCACCGGCGCGCGTGCGCTCGACCACGACGAGGCTGCCGCCATCCTCTCGCGTGCCGCAGGCCACACCATCCGCTACCAGGACATCCCGCCCGAGGCCATGCTCGCCGGCCTGCTGGGCGCCGGGCTGCCGCGGCCCTATGCCGAGTTCCTGGTCACCATCCTGGGCACCTTCAAGGCCGGCTATGCCGAGCGGGTCACCGATGCGGTGCCGGCGATCACCGGCCGCGCCCCGATCACCTTCGAGCGCTACGCCGAGGACCACCGCGCGCACTGGCAGGCGCCCGGCGCCTGA
- a CDS encoding AraC family transcriptional regulator — protein sequence MDLLSDVLQQSGLQRRLLDLRHLPAATALRFPCERSMGFHVVTAGRAWVHAPGLAEPLALAAGDIAFMARGCVHVLATEPRLAGLEPQPIAGTWGVAAAPAAGAGQASVISGAYQLWHTPLHPLFAELPAWFVLPATQMPRLGPLGLAMALLVQESEAAGRAAAEPTAALGSDVLVHGLFDVMFVQLLREIVAQRGLAGSGWSQAVRDAAVHRAVALMQADLARPWSLELLAQGAGLSRTTLAERFRTAMGDTPLSHLRTLRLQKAMQLLGEPRRKLDDVAQAVGYQDAFSFSKAFKRALGVSPGEFRRRDAAERASPWRWGAADTGT from the coding sequence ATGGATCTGCTCAGCGATGTTCTCCAGCAGTCCGGCCTGCAGCGCCGGCTGCTCGATCTGCGCCACCTGCCCGCGGCCACGGCGCTGCGTTTCCCTTGCGAGCGCAGCATGGGCTTCCACGTCGTCACCGCCGGCCGCGCGTGGGTGCACGCGCCAGGGCTGGCCGAGCCGCTGGCGCTGGCTGCCGGCGACATCGCCTTCATGGCGCGCGGCTGCGTGCACGTGCTGGCCACCGAGCCGCGGCTGGCCGGGCTCGAGCCGCAGCCCATCGCCGGCACCTGGGGCGTGGCGGCGGCGCCCGCGGCCGGCGCCGGGCAGGCCTCGGTGATCAGCGGCGCCTACCAGCTGTGGCACACGCCGCTGCACCCGCTGTTTGCCGAGCTGCCGGCGTGGTTCGTGCTGCCGGCGACGCAGATGCCGCGGCTTGGGCCGCTGGGCCTGGCGATGGCGCTGCTGGTGCAGGAGTCCGAGGCCGCCGGCCGCGCCGCGGCCGAGCCCACCGCGGCGCTGGGCAGCGACGTGCTGGTGCACGGCCTGTTTGACGTGATGTTCGTGCAGCTGCTGCGCGAAATCGTCGCGCAGCGCGGCCTGGCCGGCAGCGGCTGGAGCCAGGCCGTGCGCGACGCCGCCGTGCACCGCGCGGTGGCGCTGATGCAGGCCGACCTCGCCCGGCCCTGGTCGCTGGAGCTGCTGGCGCAGGGGGCGGGCCTGTCGCGCACCACGCTGGCCGAGCGCTTCCGCACCGCGATGGGCGACACGCCGCTGTCGCACCTGCGCACGCTGCGGCTGCAGAAGGCGATGCAGCTGCTGGGCGAGCCGCGGCGCAAGCTCGACGACGTGGCCCAGGCCGTGGGCTACCAGGACGCGTTCAGCTTCTCCAAGGCCTTCAAGCGCGCGCTGGGTGTGTCGCCCGGCGAGTTCCGCCGGCGCGACGCTGCCGAGCGTGCCTCGCCCTGGCGCTGGGGCGCGGCCGACACCGGCACCTGA